TCTCGGCGAGAACTCGGACGATTTTtacgatttttgcaaccttgactATAAGTATGTTGGAAGTTTTACTTTATGACACACAATACTACATAAATCTGAATATAAGTTATAATTCTTTGGTATTTCATAAATCTGAATATAAGTTAGATTATAGTACAAAACTCTAACCCAAATAAGCTTGATAAAATATATTAATCAAGCGTCTGCTTTAAATATgaacgacttaattaaaatcttATTAAAATTGATTCTGATTGAGCTTGAATTTAGATGGCAATAACCTATTTCTAAAATAACAATTTGAAAGATATAAAACTATCATATTAACCTTttacattaataaataaaataatataattgtCTGATATATGGATACAATTTATGGATAATATTAACCTAAAATTTAGGCGCTCAATGGTTAAAATAGTATGAATAATGTTTGTCGTTTAACAATATTTCTTTTTCGGAGAGTACAAATAAACGCGGTAAATGTTAAACAATTCAATACTGAATGGTAAAGCATCGATAAAATTGTAAATTGTAAGACTGTAACTGTTGTATACTTGTATCACTACTACCATATTGGAGAAATTactaagcttaaaatatgaatgggaACTAACAATGTCATACCATTGTGGATTTGCTTCATAATTCTTTGACCAATACTAAAACATGTATGTATACTCCTTGACAAACCAAAAAGTTGTAACTGAGAGAAATAGATAACTCTAAGACAGTTAAAAtagaattaattaaattaaatgttaTTTGAAAAGAAGATGTGAATTGTGATGTTTTTTACATGACTATTTCTATTTCTATACATAGTAAATCATGAGCTCACCCTTATGAAGACTTCTATGCCAATAAAGTCAACCGTTGACTACTAAAATGGGCATCTTTTGTGCCATATGGCCAATTTGCTTCATGTATATAACACCCCTTCCTTTCATTTCCTTATGTACAACTCAAAAATGTCTCCCTTAACACTAGTAGCCATTTTCATATTTTTTGCTCTTGCCCCTGTTTTAGGGGATGAAAGCAAGCCTGAAAAGACTCGTCGTGCGTTCTTTGTGTTTGGAGACTCGTTGGTAGACAATGGCAATAATAACTATTTGATGACCAGTGCACGAGCAGATTCGCCTCCTTATGGAATCGACTTCCCTGATCATCGCCCCACTGGGCGTTTCTCTAACGGCCAAAATCTTCCGGATGTCATTGGTTGATCTCTCGTCTCAATTTATCGGGCTTTTTAAACACTTCATTATCAAGTCGTTACATTAACTAAAATCCAGTGAACTTAGTTTTTGTTTGTCCTGTAACAAAAGTTGAACCAGTtagtgtcaaaaaaaaaaaaaaaaaaatcctgaaAAAGGACATTTCAATAAATTCTTGTACACATGCACCTGCATAGCTACATGTTCATTTACACCATTTTGTCAATTGATTATTTTTTCTATCTTATGAAATGGGACAATATAATTTTCTCTCAGTTACATGATCATGTTCTTACTAGTGAATATTTATGACTTTAGGGGAACACATTGGTGCGGATCCATTACTACCATATTTGGCTCCGGAACTAACGGGTCAAAAACTGCTAAACGGAGCCAACTTTGCCTCTGCTGGGATTGGGATCCTTAATGACACTGGAATCCAATTTGTAAGTCAATTGAATTATATATGTAGAGATAAATGAATGATTAGTACTATTTGTAGTaccaatatatacatataattaacaacatataaacaagagactcatactcactaatgcatttcttttttctttttttgtatTAACTTCACAGGTAAATATAATTCGAATGCCGTATCAACTGGAAGACTTCAAGAAATACCAACAACGTGTGACTGATCTAATCGGTAAAGAGAAAACCAAAAAACTCATCAACGATGCGTTGTATCTAATAACGTGTGGAGGCAATGATTTTGTGAACAACTATTTTTTGGTGCCTAACTCGCTTAGATCGCTCCAATATAATCTTCCTGCCTATGTCCCATTCATCATCTCAGAGTATGAGAAGATTTTAATGGTAACAAACTTACTTTTATTTTGAtgcatataaataataaataataaataaataaataaaaaataataatatttcaagaATGTTCTATTTGAACATGTAAGTCATTCTAATTCCTAACATGCTATTTataattgtaatagtaataataacttaattagcaGAGTACTTATTTATGTACGTCTAAAACAGGATAAACATTGTTTGAATTTCACCCCATCTTTTCATCCAAAAAGATTAATGTCCATCAAATTTAACAAATTTGCACCCATGTcacaatcataaaaaaaaaaaaacacaacttTTTGTACAGAAACTTTACGAACTAGGAGCTCGCAAAGTACTAGTGTCAGGAACAGGGCCACTAGGTTGCGTGCCTGCAATACTAGCGCAACGTAGTAGGTCAGGTGAGTGTGTAGCCGAACTTCAACAAGCTGCCGAGTTATTTAACCCACAACTCATCAACATGGTTGGTTCACTCAACAAAAAGCTCGGTAGTACCATCTTCACAACCATTGAAACAAATCTTGCACAAGAAAATATGATCAGCAATCCTAAAGCTTTCGGTAATAATCCATATTCTAATTTTAATTACGTCTTAATTATTAGTTCTAGTATTAGTCTTTTTTAGTTCTCATTTCGTATCAGTAATTCAATATAAAAAAACTCACTAGCAACTTATTTTAGGGTGGACATGAAAAAGGGTTGAAAAAGATCAAAAGATAACCCGATTAACAGTGACAAATTTAATTGTATGACACCACTACCTTGAAAATTCATTTTACAAAGTACCTTTCAAAATGTATAAAACACCACTAAACTTAACTATATAAAcccatatatttttataatttctggttttctaaaataaacaacaactaaatataattaacCCGCTTCGGAACCCTTTGAGTTGATCTTAGGATCGCCAATGCCGGTTAAATCGTGTATATCTGAATACAAATGTTCTTCTTCCTACATGAAAATCCTTATAGTTGATCCGTTCTCATTTTTTGACTTGCTTGCTTTGCAGGTTTTGATACCTCAAAAGATGCATGTTGCGGACAAGGACGATATAATGGGCTAGGACTTTGTACACCCTTATCAAACTTGTGTGCAGATCGAAACAAATACGTGTTTTGGGATGCTTATCATCCATCCGAAAGAGCAAACCGACTCATCGCAAAAGAGATATTTAATGGTACAAAGTTCATGAATCCTATGAATCTTAGCACCTTCATTGCTATGGACTTTCCAATAGTTTGAGTACCATATATTGAgtcaaatagatatatatatatatatatatatatatatatatatatatatgttctacGTATTTATACCTGTGTTTTGGCTTTCGATCTTTTCATATGGTTAGAACTCGATTATCATAAATTTGTTGTTAAATTAAGTATATCATAATGAAGGGGTTTGTAtgaaattttataaaactatttagcAGCGGAAGCATGTACAACAATTTTTAAACCTTTCAAAAACTCTCCACCAAGGATCCAATTACATGTTGTTAAGAAAACTGAATAATAAATAGTGAGTTTAAAGACTACAACCTTTGAAAACTTCGAACTTGAGAAGAAATAGATGCTTAGGATGTAGGAGCCAAAATAGTCTCCCTCTATTGGTAATCCACACTTGAACAAAGTTCCAATACCAAATGGATGCTAGTCCTTCTCAACCAATAATAAGTGAAAAACAAGATGAAGAACAATCTTGTTCCTTATTGTCTTATACAACTATCTTACACTAACTACTAACTCTTTTACCACTAAAAGAAATACTTAGAAGTTATTTTTTAGAGTTGCTTGCATGAGAGAAAAGATGATAGAATACTTTTTTTTTATCCTTTCAAGTGTACGTATATGTATATCAAGTGTatgcaagtttttttttttttttttttttttttttttttttagtcaatGCTATTACACTCATACAATATAATAGTTAAAGTTAACAATAATGCTAGACAAATGATGCATAAGGTTATAATTATTCTTCCACCAACTCCATATAA
This genomic window from Rutidosis leptorrhynchoides isolate AG116_Rl617_1_P2 chromosome 2, CSIRO_AGI_Rlap_v1, whole genome shotgun sequence contains:
- the LOC139892797 gene encoding GDSL esterase/lipase At5g33370-like, with translation MSPLTLVAIFIFFALAPVLGDESKPEKTRRAFFVFGDSLVDNGNNNYLMTSARADSPPYGIDFPDHRPTGRFSNGQNLPDVIGEHIGADPLLPYLAPELTGQKLLNGANFASAGIGILNDTGIQFVNIIRMPYQLEDFKKYQQRVTDLIGKEKTKKLINDALYLITCGGNDFVNNYFLVPNSLRSLQYNLPAYVPFIISEYEKILMKLYELGARKVLVSGTGPLGCVPAILAQRSRSGECVAELQQAAELFNPQLINMVGSLNKKLGSTIFTTIETNLAQENMISNPKAFGFDTSKDACCGQGRYNGLGLCTPLSNLCADRNKYVFWDAYHPSERANRLIAKEIFNGTKFMNPMNLSTFIAMDFPIV